In Butyrivibrio proteoclasticus B316, the sequence TTACTGCATAGATGAGGATCTTATCTATATGGCTTTTGCCTGGTCAGTTGCAGATGAAGCTGGAAATAAAGTAAAAGAGCTTGCTTTTAAACACGGGCTTGGATTTTTCGATATGTTTAATGTATATCCGGATAAGGATACTATCATAGAGATACCACAGATAGCTCCTGAAGAGATTGATGAGTATTCTGATGAAGAAAAGCCAAAGAAAGGGATCTTTTTAAAACTTTTTGGAAGAAGATAAATGGAGAGAAGGCAATGAAATGTGTTAAATGTGAGTGTGAGATGATCCAGGCAGAACTTACTGGCAACAATATATATCCACTATTCCTGAAGAATAAGAGGAACGGTATCATTGATTCAGAAAAAAGGGCAGATGTTATTTGCTATGTATGCTCTGAATGCGGATATATAGAGCTTTATGCCAAGGATCCCAAAAGGCTAAAAGCTTAAAAGGACTGGCATTTAGTGGGCCAAAAGCCACTAAATGCCTTTATTTGTGTAGCATCTTTTAATAAACCCCCTGCTCTGCAGGGGGATAACAGCTGCTTCAGCTTACAGTAAAAAACCTCCCGTGATAGAATTACTTACGGTTCGCCAACCAAAGTAAAATCACAGGAGGTAGTCCAAAATGGACATGAATAGTTTATCACACACAAAATGGGAGTGTAAGTACCACATAGTATTTGCACCTAAGTTCAGGAGAAAGGTTGCATACGGTCAGATCAAGCAGGATATAGCAAATATTCTCAGTACATTATGCAAGAGGAAAGGTGTAGAAATTATAGAGGCAGAAGTATGCCCAGATCACATACATATGCTGGTAAGGATCCCGCCGAGTATGAGTGTATCAAGCTTCGTAGGCTACTTGAAAGGAAAAAGTACGCTTATGATATTTGAGAGGCATGCAAATCTCAAGTATAAGTACGGCAATAGACATTTCTGGTGCAGAGGCTATTATGTAGATACTGTAGGTAAGAATGCAAAGAAAATTGAGGAGTACATAAAGAATCAGTTAAAAGAGGATTTAGAGTACGACCAAATGACACTAAAAGAGTATATTGACCCGTTCACGGGTGAGCCGGTAAAGCAAAACAAATAAAAATGAGCCCAGGGGGCTCTGTAGGAAAATGATGTTGCGGCTGGCGAACCATTCGGCGAGTCTTTAGACTCAGTGCCGGCAACAGGCCCTTATAGGGCCAGAACAAACCACCGGCTAAGCCGGTGGTTCTGATTATGCGCAAAAACAAGCTATAGTTGTATTTAATACTTCTAGGGGAGGTTTTATGGGGAACGTTAATTTGAAAACAGATAGTAAATTACCATGGTGGAAGTTAGTTGTTGGGATTCTTGTGGCACTTTTAATTATGGTTGCCGCACAACTATTTTCGCAATTTGCCGCAATACCAGCAGATCTTTTAAAATTGCCTGTAGTAGTTGCGATAGTTTGTCAGGCTGTCGCTTATGTGGTATTAGCTTTTTTGGGGCAGAAGCTTTTGATTGAAAAGTTTTTTAAGATATCCATAGATAGTATAAGAATAAAGAAGCCTGGAATTAAGATGATTTGTATTATTACTGCTGTGTTACTTCCGGCTATTGTTATAGCAATATATATGATGATGCCAGGGGAATGGACAACGCTTACTTTATCTAACGGTGAAAAGATCAGAATAGTAGTAGGAGCACTCATTTTTCAGAGCATAGCGGCTGGAATAGTTGAAGAGTTGACTTTTAGAGGTGTTATATTTGGCTTACTTGAGAAAAAGACTAATACAGTAGCAGCGGCTGTGATTCCATCGGTGATCTTTGGTATGATCCATTTTTCTAAGGGCATGAGTTTGGTTAGTTTTATTCAGCTCGTGATTGCTGGAACTTTTGTAGGAGTTATGTTTTCATCTATCTGCGCTTATACAGATAATTTCTGGAACAACGCTTTGGTACATGCGTGTTGGAATGCCACAACTTTTGGAATAATGCATATAGATACTGCACCTAGTGGTGAAGCTCTATATACCTATGTACTTAAGACAAAATCTATGCTCATTACAGGTGGAGATTTTGGAATAGAATCATCGATTATAGCTATTATGGCTTATGCAGTGGTTATAGTGGTTTATGTTTTGTTCATTAGAAAAAAGAAGCGTGATGTAGCAAAAAACTAATGATTTTCGATACACATTGGGTATATGTATAATAGGGATTGAAAGAATGTAGGACAGTTTGTCTTCTTGTTGTAAAAATAGAGGATGACTATCTCATGGGATTTAATCATTGGAGAAAAGCTTGGGAAATATTTGGCGGTTGTCCAGAGCCGGGCGAGGATTTACGGACCACAATGATTCGTGAAGCAAAAGAGGAACTTGGGATAGATTGTGATCCGGAATGGTTGGGGCTTGCTCACTTTGAAATACAGCCAGATTACTTTAGTGATAAGATCCGAGAAGAGTATGGAGCTATTTATGGCTTATCTTTAGGAAAAGAGTATTTGTCGCAAATAGAAGAATTGCGAATCGATAGAGAAGAGATTGAAGAAATAAAGCTATTAAGAGAAATTACTTCTGGTGAAATCAGAGAACTGGACAGAAAGTTAACTGAGTTTTATTAAATACAATCGGTATTTGTAGGGGAAATAATGAGAATCGGAGTTATTCAAGCTAGTTCACAAGCGGCTAAAAATCAAATAATATATGATGCTGTATCAAAATATGCTCCAAAGGAATCGGAGGTTATAAATTTTGGCTGCACGATGGAAGAAAATGAGAATTATTCTTATATAGAGATTTCTATTCTTGTAGGGATATTGCTGGCAAGTAAGGCTGTGGATTTCATTGTTACGGGCTGTTCTTCCGGACAGGGGATGATGCTTGCTTGTAACAGTATACCAGGCGTCATTTGTGGATACGCACCTACACCGAAAGATGCCTATTTGTTTGCTCAGATTAATAATGGAAATGCGATATCATTGCCCTTAGGTGAAGATTATACATGGTCAGGTACTGAGAATCTTGAAAGAACAATAGAAGCTCTTTTTTCAGAACCATTTGGGCAAGGATATCCTATAAGTGAGGCTGAGAGAAAGATAAAAGATACTGAGAAGCTTAAAGAAATAAGAAGAATAGGTCAGGTTCAGTTTGAAGAATTCATAAATGTGCTGGATGTATCATTGCTTGAATCAATCAAGAGGAAAAAGGATGTAATTCAGAACGTAATGGTATATGGGAAGAAAGAAATAGCTGATTTAATAAAATAAGCCAATTCAGGCTTGTCGGGGAGATGATAGAAAGACAAATGATTTTCCCTACAAGTTAGAAACATGTTATTCTTTTATAGTAGATTGGACGTCGGGATAACGTATCATGAGCATTTTAGAACACATAATTGACAAGAGAGAGCAAAATGAAGCGGAGAGTAAAAATGTTTTTGAAAGCAACGGGTATTGCTATTGTTTCCTTTATCGCTATTGTTTTAATAGCACATTTCATTGGCAGAATGATCAATAGCAGGACTCCCAAAGGCGGCATAAATGAATCAATGTATGTAGATATAAACGGCACGAAGCAGTGGATAAATATCTACGGACAGAGTAAGGATAACCCTGTTTTGCTGTATCTTCATGGTGGACCGGGTTCTGCTACTAGTACCATAGATTATGCGTTCACTAGAAAGTGGAGTGATGTTTATACAGTCGTAACATGGGATCAGCGTGGCTGTGGAAAAAGCTATGCCAGTTCAAAGACAGATACTATAACCGCAGATTTAATGATTCAGGATGGCAAGGAAATGACTGAATTCCTGCTTGGATATATGGACAAGGAAAGGATTACTCTTCTTGGGCATTCATGGGGATCACTGTATGGCGCAAACTTAGCATTAAAGTATCCCGAATACTACGAAGCATTTATTGGAGCAGGACAATTCATAGATCCTATGGAAAATGAAAAAAGACTTTACGAAGCGGCACAGAAATGGAGTAATGGCGATGAAGAGGGCAAGGCAATACTTGCCAAATGGTCTCCTGACAACGAATACTCGATGGAAGCTTTGAATGCGAGAAATGCTACTATGGAAAGATATGGCTATGGCATGATGAAAGATGGCACGGATTACAATACCTTTACTACAGTGCTGTTCAATCCAAACTATACGATAAAGGATTATATCGGATATCTGAGAAAAGGCAGCAAAGGGTTCAAGCCGTATCTGGCTTTCTGGGAAAACGAATTGTCAAAGCTGTCATTGTTAGGCAGGTACGATTACAAAGTACCCTACTACAATATAAACGGAGACATGGATTATCAGACAAATTTTGAGCTTGCCAGCGAATACTTCGATGCTGTTAACGCGCCCCAAAAAGAAATGTTTGTTATGAAAAATGCAACTCATGGACTGCTTGAATCACGTTCAAAAGAATTCTCGGAGATGGTACACAAAATAGCGGAAACGCAGAAATAGAGAAGTATCTAATATTCCGACATAACTGACTATGGGAAGTGGAATATCAGATTAGAACTAGACAATATGTAATGACCTCCACTATGTAGCAACGTGGATTTACCTGTATACTAAAGATGTTGAGTCAATGGTAACAGGGATTACCGCATACAAAGGGAGGTCACTAAATGAATAATATCACAGTTTACGTAGGAATGGATGTACATAAGGAAAGTTTTACTCTCTGCGATTATTTAATCGAAACAGAGAAGGCGTCTCATACAAGGCGCACCCACGCTGATTACAAGGAAGTCCTAAAATATCTGGAATTCCTTAGAACCATCTACGGAAATGATACAAACTTTATATGCGGTTATGAAGCCGGATGTCTCGGCTATACTTTATATCATCAGTTAACTAATCATAACGTTAACTGTGTGATACTTGCACCAACCACTATGCTTGAACCGCGTAGTGGCAAAAGAATTAAAACTGATAAACGTGATGCTGAATTGATTGGCAAATGTCTGGCTCAGCACAATTACAGTCCTGTTCATGTTCCTACTTCTACAGATGAAGAAACAAAAGAGTTTCTCCGTATGAGAGATGATCATAAGCTTGCACTCAAGAAAGTGAAGCAACAAATACTTTCGTTTTGTCTTCGCCACGACTATCGCTATGAAGGAAAAAGTCACTGGACAGAAGCTCATGTGAACTGGTTAAAATCATTAAAGCCTGAGGCACTGTATAAAGAAATACTCGATGAATATCTGCTGACCTACATAAACTTGAGAGATAAGCTTGAACGTTTAGACAAGCGAATAGAAGAACTTGCTTTAAAAGATGAATACAGAGAGCCTGTTAAAAAACTCTGCTGTTTCATCGGGGTTCAAACTCACACAGCACTATCTGTATTGGTTGAAGTAGGTGATTTCAAACGTTTTGCATCAGCCAATCAGTTTGCTGCATATCTTGGACTTGTGCCTGGTGAAGAATCCAGTGGTGATGAAAAGTCAAGGCTTGGAATCACAAAAGCCGGAAATCGTCATGTTAGACAGCTTCTTATAGAATCATCCCAGTCATACAGCAAAGGACAAATCGGACATAAATCAAAAGCACTTAAATCCCGTCAGATTGGCAACTCACCTCAAGTCATTGCATATGCTGATAAAGCTAATGAAAGGCTAAGACGCAAGTTTTACAAAATGGTTCTTGGTAAAAGCAAGAAACACAATGTGGCTAAAACTGCAATAGCAAGAGAACTTGCCTGCTTCATGTGGGGCATGATAACCGATAATATAGCATGATCAGGTATAACATCGCGCCTCCGATATCAAGGCCAAGCCGCCGTGGGCGGTGCTTCGCAGCCTTGACATCTTCACCCCGCTGTTATAGCGGGTAATCAAGCAGATGTAAGATGGCTTACGCCATTTACATCTGGCCACCAACAAGTACCAACTGAAGACATCTTGAAAGGGCTTCGGCCATTTCAAGGTTAGAGCTATCTACGATAAAACTATGTTGGCACAGAGAAATTTGTGATCCACGCAACTAGACGGTAGAGCTCACGGCGGACCATTGACCTGTCGGTAACCAATCCACGTATATCAGAGTGGCCAATGCCGGGAACTGATACCCCGAGGCTCTTTCAAGGTGCCTTCAGCAACAATTAAATATGTTTGTGGTGATTCCAGTCATTTTTTGCTTGACAGGAGGTCATTACATATCAGCTTTTGAGTTACTATGATGATTTTGACGATATTGAGGAATTGATTCAGTTCATAAAGACAGGAAGACGATAAAGGAACGACTATGAAGATTAAGAAACTGAAATATATTGGAGTTATCATGGCGGCTGTAGTCACTATGGCAGGATGCGGAAATACTACGAGTACAGAAGCGCCTGTAGTAAATGAGTCTACAGATACCGATAACATTGATAATGCCAATGCAAATGAGACTACAGACAGCGAGACCGTTGATAATGCAAAAGAAAATTCAGATGAAAGCACTGAGAAGTCTGAGCGTGCTTATGCTGCTCCAAAGGAGAAAGTCGACAGTGTGACACCGCAGGATGACCTTGATCTTACGCAGGATGTATTTGTTAAAAAGATTGATGGAATATCTGATGATTTTATCTGCGGAATGGATGCATCATCTGTGCAGGTCCTTGAGAACAGCGGAGTTCGCTACTATGATTTTGAGGGAAAAGAGTGTGATGTATTCAAGACTCTTTCTGAGGCAGGAGTTAACTACATCAGACTGAGAGTGTGGAACGACCCTTATAACGAGGAAGGCTATGGTTACGGCGGCGGAAACAATGACATTGAGACCGCGCTGGCCCTTGGAAAAAGAGCTACAGAGTATGGAATGAAAGTCTGCATTGATTTCCACTATTCCGATTTCTGGGCAGATCCTAAGAGGCAGCTTGTTCCCAAGGCATGGGAAGGCATGAGTGTAAATGAAAAGAGTGTTGCACTTCACGATTATACGTTGGAGTGCCTTAACATGCTCCTTGAAAACGGCGTTGATGTTGGAATGGTGCAGATTGGTAACGAGATCAACTACGGAATGAGCGGAGAGTCGCTACAGGCGAATGTGACAAAGCTTCTTAGTGAGGGAAGCAAGGCTGTAAGAGAAGCCGCTAGTTCTTTTGACAAGGATATTAAGATTGTTGTTCATTACACAAACATCGAGGATAACGAGCAGGTTAAAAACAGGGTAACAAACCTGGGGCTTGCCGGGGTTGACTATGATTATATCGGCCTTTCTTATTATCCTTTCTGGGACGGCGATTTTGAAAACATGCAGTCCGTAGTGAAGATGATAAGAGATGAGTTTGGAAAAGAGGTATTTCTTGCGGAGACTTCTTATTGCTATACAGCTGTGGACGGTGATGGAAGCGGAAATAGCGTATCCGGAACGGATGATATAGTGGACGGATATCCTGCAACAGTGCAGGGACAGGCCAACATGCTTCGCGACACCATGGCAGCGGCAAGTGACGCAGGTGCGCTGGGAATTTTCTACTGGGAAGGTGTATGGCTTCCTGTTGGTGCCGCTACTGATGATAACTCTTCAATCTGGGAGACCTACGGAAGCGGCTGGGCAAGTAGTTACGCAGGAAAATATGACCCAGATGACGCAGGACTTTACTACGGCGGATGCTCCTGGGAGAATCAGGCGCTCTTTAGCTTTGACGGACATCCACTGCCATCACTTAATACCTTCAAGTATGTAAAGACAGGACATGATGCAGAGCTTAGAATCGATGCAGTTCCTGATGTATATTTGTCTTTTACCACAGGAGAAGAAGTTAAACTTCCTGAGACAGTTAGCGTAATATATAACGATACTTCCAAGAATAAAGACGTTGCAGTTAATTGGGACATAGAAGCTGCTTCCAAGATAGACAATTCGGTGGCAGGAAAATATGAGATTTGCGGCACTGTAGATGATGGCAGTGCGCTCACCTGCTACATAGAAGTCAATCTTCCAAATGCAGTATTGAACCCAAGCTTTGAAGAGGACGACACATCCATGTGGGAGGTCAGAGCGGAAGGGTCTGATATAACCGACTATCAGGACAAAGCAGACGATGCTCACACGGGAACAAAGGCACTACATTTCTGGGCAGGAGATGGCAAGTCAGAATTTAAGTTATTCCAGAAGATAGACGGATTATCTGCAGGAACATACAGCCTTCAGTGCTTTGCTCAGGGCGGCGACATGACAGACGACTCCGAGCTTATTCTCTATGCGCTAGTTAATGGCAAGACTTATTCCGAGTCCTTTATGGTAACTAATTGGGCAGAGTGGAAGAATCCGGTGATCGATGACATAGAGATTGCAGATGGCGATTCTGTAGAAATTGGTGTCCACTACAAGGTCAACAAAGGAAGCTGGGGAACAGTCGACGACTTCGTGCTTGAAAAGAAATAATATCAGACTACAAGGAAAGTGACTATGAAGTTTAAGAAACTAAGATTTTGGGGAATTATTATGGCCGCTGCGATCAGTATGGCCGGATGTGCACGTACTACTAGTGTAGATACGACATTATCAAACGAGGCAGAAGTCAGCGGGCCTACTGAAACTCCAGAAGCTACTGAAATATCAAAAGCTACAGCGGCAACAGAAGTAACAGAAGCTACAGAAGCTGGCAGACTTGTGGCAGGTTTTGTTATAGAAGAGAATGATACAAAAGATACGCAAAAAAAGAAGATGTATCCTTATGTAGTAAGGACTGAGTCTACGGTATGGTATCTTGCAGCAGATGATATTGAACTTATGGGTGAAGAAGCCTTTTTTGCAGGATTAGAAGAAGTCCTGGGAATGATTGATCAGGACTATGCGGATGCCAGAAAAGCTTTGGAAGATTATATTAGCGAAGAAGTTCAGCCGGTCGTAATCTATACAGATTTTTGCAACAAGGCGGAGATTTCCGCTACTGCCGGAGCATATTGCCACCCGGTAAGCCATTTTATTAAAGTGTTCGGCGACTGGAAACAGGCTGAATATGCGCTCTTGCATGAATATGTGCATTACCTTACTTTTATATATACTAAGGAAAAGCCGGATTCTAATTTTGCCTCGGAAGGAATTGCTGAGTATATATCAATGCTGGTCTGCGAAAATAGAATGTGTAAAAAGGCAAATTTTGGAGCACCGGAGGAATATTTGGAAAAACTCAAAAATACTGACTTTTGGGATGCTGAGGAAGATGCCATTAAGCTTAAGGATATTTATCTTTACAATGGTTTAGTCTATGCAAATGGAGCATATATTGGTCAGGAGTACCAAAATGTTGAACTCGCCATTGTTGAAAGAACTGATGAAATGCAGCAGTATATGCATGCAAATGACTGTTCATACGAAGAGGCAGGCTGCATAACAGCATATCTTGTAGAGACTTATGGCCTGGACACGGTTATGGATAATCTTGATAAAAATCTCATGACCATGTCAGAAATGGTCTATGGAAAAGAGTTTTCAGAAGTTTATAAGGATTTTGTGATATGGATCGCTTTAATCAGCGGTTAAAAGAATTTTTTACCGCTTACCGCTGGATAATAAGATATATTGATGTATAATACTATAAAGCAGATGATCCGAAATACATAATAGTTAAGGGATTATCCGGATATCAATGGACTGAAAAGACCATGGTATCCGGATTTTTGTTTGTATTGTGTAGGAGGGATAATGTGAATAAGACGACTGTAGAATTAAGCAAAAGGCAGTACAAAGAGATCATTAAAACCATGAGAGAAGGTGGAACCGGCTTTAGACCTAATGTAAGGATTGCAACAGCACTAGTGATTGAGGCAAATCTGGGCCTCAGAATAGAAGATATCCTCAGCTTGAAACTTGGCGACATCATAGCGGATGGGAACAGGTACAGATTCAATATTGTGGAAAAGAAAACAGGGAAGAAGCGAGTTTTTACAGTTCCCAAAACGATTTATAAATACCTACAGAGATATGCGGACAAAAATGGAAAAACACAAGATGATATCCTGTTTGATGTATGCGAAAGGCAGGTTCAACAGCTGCTCAAAACTATCTGCGATTATCTGGGATATGAGAACATTGGAACAAGATACTATGATTATTTGGAAAAATCCGGACATGATTGTGATGGTATCAAGTTATCTGGGGAGATTATAGTTGAGACGTTTTTAAAAAAGAATTCCATCAGATTTAAAACGCAACGTGATACTTTACAATGTATTAATCCTGATACTGGTTATGTTATGCCATATGATTTTGAGATAATCGGAAAAAGAATACTTATTGAGGTTCAAGGAGAGCAGCATAGATCATTTATTCCAAGGTTTCATGTTACTGAAGAAGGTTTCGAGTATCAGAAGAAAAAAGATGAGTATAAGAAGAGTTTTGCTGAGGGGAAAGGATATAAGCTCATCGAAATTTGGTATGATGAACTCGAAAATGAAGCATATAAGAACAAAATTATTGATGCGTTACAAATCGGAAAACTAGGAGCGTAGAAACGAAAAAAGCTAGGTGTCTGCCGCTGTGAAGATGTATTCACTGCGACAGGCACTTTATTTATTTAGAACACGAATTATTGCAATGTGCCAAAAAAGGCACATTATCATCTGTATTCTGAACCTAAGAAATAGGGTGACTTTGTATTGCCCTAATGAGAGGAAGAATACACATGGCAAATTATTATGAAGAAGACGAAGAGCCCGTCAAGAAGAAATCCAAGAATAGCTACGAAAAGAAACTTGCTAAGTTAAAGAGCCAACTCGAAAACCATAAAGGAGAATGGCTTACCATTGAAGCCTGTCAAGAATATTACAACAGGGCACAGGCACTTCCTCCAAATGGATGCCAGGACATTGGTGAAAGAAGAAGGCTGCGTATAGAACTTCAGGAAAAGTATGGAATTGCTGAGATTGAAGCTATAAATATCGTGAAAGGATTTCATTTTCAGGAATATGTTCAGAAATATGACAATATTAGGGAACTTAGGATTCCGAGTGAACCGTCAATTCCAGATAGGCAGTATATAACCATCATTCAGAATGAGGGGTATTCTTTTGAAGAAAAGGACTAAACGGACTATAAACATTGCATTAAAAAAGCTGAAAATGCGCAATATAGCGTGTTGGAGGTTGTAAAATTATCATGAAGAATGCACCTAATAATAAGGATAATTATAGAAATCACCCGGAGGACAGTTCTATGTACGGTACCGGATCTAAGAAAATGTTAAATATGCTGATTCTGGATATTCTTAAGGAATATTCTGATAGCGATCACAGATTGCTACAGCAGGATATTATAGATCTTCTGGATAGTAATTATGGGATAAGTTGTGAACGGAGAGCGATAAAAAACAATATTGTTTCTCTTCAGGAGATGGAATACGAAATTGGCTATGATAAAGGGTAT encodes:
- a CDS encoding IS110 family RNA-guided transposase, which produces MNNITVYVGMDVHKESFTLCDYLIETEKASHTRRTHADYKEVLKYLEFLRTIYGNDTNFICGYEAGCLGYTLYHQLTNHNVNCVILAPTTMLEPRSGKRIKTDKRDAELIGKCLAQHNYSPVHVPTSTDEETKEFLRMRDDHKLALKKVKQQILSFCLRHDYRYEGKSHWTEAHVNWLKSLKPEALYKEILDEYLLTYINLRDKLERLDKRIEELALKDEYREPVKKLCCFIGVQTHTALSVLVEVGDFKRFASANQFAAYLGLVPGEESSGDEKSRLGITKAGNRHVRQLLIESSQSYSKGQIGHKSKALKSRQIGNSPQVIAYADKANERLRRKFYKMVLGKSKKHNVAKTAIARELACFMWGMITDNIA
- a CDS encoding tyrosine-type recombinase/integrase, with product MVSGFLFVLCRRDNVNKTTVELSKRQYKEIIKTMREGGTGFRPNVRIATALVIEANLGLRIEDILSLKLGDIIADGNRYRFNIVEKKTGKKRVFTVPKTIYKYLQRYADKNGKTQDDILFDVCERQVQQLLKTICDYLGYENIGTRYYDYLEKSGHDCDGIKLSGEIIVETFLKKNSIRFKTQRDTLQCINPDTGYVMPYDFEIIGKRILIEVQGEQHRSFIPRFHVTEEGFEYQKKKDEYKKSFAEGKGYKLIEIWYDELENEAYKNKIIDALQIGKLGA
- a CDS encoding alpha/beta hydrolase; the encoded protein is MFLKATGIAIVSFIAIVLIAHFIGRMINSRTPKGGINESMYVDINGTKQWINIYGQSKDNPVLLYLHGGPGSATSTIDYAFTRKWSDVYTVVTWDQRGCGKSYASSKTDTITADLMIQDGKEMTEFLLGYMDKERITLLGHSWGSLYGANLALKYPEYYEAFIGAGQFIDPMENEKRLYEAAQKWSNGDEEGKAILAKWSPDNEYSMEALNARNATMERYGYGMMKDGTDYNTFTTVLFNPNYTIKDYIGYLRKGSKGFKPYLAFWENELSKLSLLGRYDYKVPYYNINGDMDYQTNFELASEYFDAVNAPQKEMFVMKNATHGLLESRSKEFSEMVHKIAETQK
- a CDS encoding glycosyl hydrolase 53 family protein; the encoded protein is MKIKKLKYIGVIMAAVVTMAGCGNTTSTEAPVVNESTDTDNIDNANANETTDSETVDNAKENSDESTEKSERAYAAPKEKVDSVTPQDDLDLTQDVFVKKIDGISDDFICGMDASSVQVLENSGVRYYDFEGKECDVFKTLSEAGVNYIRLRVWNDPYNEEGYGYGGGNNDIETALALGKRATEYGMKVCIDFHYSDFWADPKRQLVPKAWEGMSVNEKSVALHDYTLECLNMLLENGVDVGMVQIGNEINYGMSGESLQANVTKLLSEGSKAVREAASSFDKDIKIVVHYTNIEDNEQVKNRVTNLGLAGVDYDYIGLSYYPFWDGDFENMQSVVKMIRDEFGKEVFLAETSYCYTAVDGDGSGNSVSGTDDIVDGYPATVQGQANMLRDTMAAASDAGALGIFYWEGVWLPVGAATDDNSSIWETYGSGWASSYAGKYDPDDAGLYYGGCSWENQALFSFDGHPLPSLNTFKYVKTGHDAELRIDAVPDVYLSFTTGEEVKLPETVSVIYNDTSKNKDVAVNWDIEAASKIDNSVAGKYEICGTVDDGSALTCYIEVNLPNAVLNPSFEEDDTSMWEVRAEGSDITDYQDKADDAHTGTKALHFWAGDGKSEFKLFQKIDGLSAGTYSLQCFAQGGDMTDDSELILYALVNGKTYSESFMVTNWAEWKNPVIDDIEIADGDSVEIGVHYKVNKGSWGTVDDFVLEKK
- a CDS encoding RpiB/LacA/LacB family sugar-phosphate isomerase, whose product is MRIGVIQASSQAAKNQIIYDAVSKYAPKESEVINFGCTMEENENYSYIEISILVGILLASKAVDFIVTGCSSGQGMMLACNSIPGVICGYAPTPKDAYLFAQINNGNAISLPLGEDYTWSGTENLERTIEALFSEPFGQGYPISEAERKIKDTEKLKEIRRIGQVQFEEFINVLDVSLLESIKRKKDVIQNVMVYGKKEIADLIK
- a CDS encoding NUDIX hydrolase, yielding MGFNHWRKAWEIFGGCPEPGEDLRTTMIREAKEELGIDCDPEWLGLAHFEIQPDYFSDKIREEYGAIYGLSLGKEYLSQIEELRIDREEIEEIKLLREITSGEIRELDRKLTEFY
- the tnpA gene encoding IS200/IS605 family transposase — its product is MDMNSLSHTKWECKYHIVFAPKFRRKVAYGQIKQDIANILSTLCKRKGVEIIEAEVCPDHIHMLVRIPPSMSVSSFVGYLKGKSTLMIFERHANLKYKYGNRHFWCRGYYVDTVGKNAKKIEEYIKNQLKEDLEYDQMTLKEYIDPFTGEPVKQNK
- a CDS encoding CPBP family intramembrane glutamic endopeptidase, yielding MGNVNLKTDSKLPWWKLVVGILVALLIMVAAQLFSQFAAIPADLLKLPVVVAIVCQAVAYVVLAFLGQKLLIEKFFKISIDSIRIKKPGIKMICIITAVLLPAIVIAIYMMMPGEWTTLTLSNGEKIRIVVGALIFQSIAAGIVEELTFRGVIFGLLEKKTNTVAAAVIPSVIFGMIHFSKGMSLVSFIQLVIAGTFVGVMFSSICAYTDNFWNNALVHACWNATTFGIMHIDTAPSGEALYTYVLKTKSMLITGGDFGIESSIIAIMAYAVVIVVYVLFIRKKKRDVAKN